CCGCTTGCACTTCATCCTGCAGCGCAGCGTCCAGACGGCCAGAGAGCAGGTCGGCGTAGACCTGGTCCTGGTTCTGGTAAGGCACGACGTTCACGCCCTTCGGCGCCCAGTTTTCCTTGGCATAGGTTTCCTGGATCGTGCCCTGTTCGACGCCAACCGACTTGCCCTTGAGCGAGTCAGCCGTCGGCGCGAGGCTCGAGCCCTTCTTGGCGACGAGGCGCGTCGGCGTGTTGAACAGCTTCGCCGAGAAGGCGATCTGCTGCTCGCGCTGCGGGGTGATCGTCATCGACGAGAGCACGCCGTCGAACTTCTTGGCCTTCAGGCCCGGGATCATGCCGTCGAAGTCTTGCTCGACCCACACGCACTTGGCATTCAGGCGCTTGCAGATTTCATTGCCAAGGTCGATGTCGAAGCCGACCAGCTTGCCATCGGGTGCTTTGGATTCGAACGGTGCGTAGCTGGCGTCAACGCCGAAACGCACGGTGGACCAGTCCTTCGCGTGGGCGACGCCGGCCGAGACGGCGAGCAGGGCAACCGTGAGGGTGGCAAGCAGTTTCTTCACTATGGGTACTCCTCGAGATGGTTCAGGGCGCGCCGCGTGCGGTTGTGCCGCCATGGCGCATTCACCGGCGCGGCTCGCGCTGGATTATTGTTGGACCCGCCAGCCTGCGGCCAGCGAAGCGCGGCAAGCTTACCAGGTCAAAATTGCTGCGTCGCTAGTGTAATACCGGATAGCGGGAAAGGGACCCGTTAAGTGTACGTCCGTGCGCTTGTACGATTTAACGCAAAGCCTTGTCGGATAAGGCATGCAGGCCAATGCGGGCGGGCCATTGCGGGGTGCTTGAGGTGGGGCGTGCGATGCTCGGCCGCAACAGTCGGAAGAATGCGATGTCGTGTGGGCGTGGCGTCGTCAACGATATGAAGGGAAATTGAAATCGAATCGACGGCGTGCCGTGCGTTTTCGGCCCAAATAGGCCATCCGGCGCGCCGTTTCTGGCGCGGTGCAGAAGATGCAGCGGCTGCACCGCGTGGGTCACCTCAGACCACGCGCACGCCCGCGCGCCACGTCGCGCGCGGCACGGGCAGCGTGTCGAGCATCGTCACGCGCACGAAGTCCGCGCGCAGGCCCGGTTCGATCGCGCCGCGGTCGTGCAGGCCCGACTTGCTGGCGGGCTCCCACGAGACCGTGGCGAGCGCGCGCGGCAGCGTCCAGTCGGCCTGGGTCACGAGGTCGAACGCGGCGGTCAGGAGGCTCGACGGCACGTAGTCGGACGAGAGGATGTCGAGCAGACCGGCCTGCGCCAGCTCCAGCGCCGAGACGTTGCCCGAGTGCGAGCCGCCGCGCACGACGTTCGGCGCACCCATGATCGTCGCGATGCCGCGCTTTCTCGCTTCCTCGGCGGCGACGCGCGTGGTCGGGAATTCGGCGAGCACGATGCCTTCGGCGGCGGCCTGCTCGACGTGCTCCACGAGCGTGTCGTCGTGGCTCGCGAGCGGTATGCCGCGCGCGCGGCAGCGCTGCACGATTTCGAGGCGGTGCGCGTCTGCGTAGCGCTCCTGCTCGGTGGCCATTTCGGCGAGCATGGTGTTCGTCTGCTCGTCGGTCCACTTGCCGTGGCGTTCCTGGAAGCGTCGCCATTGATCGCGGTCGTGCCACTGGCGCTGGCCCGGCGTGTGGTCCATCACCGAGGCGAGGCGCAGCAGCGGATGGTCGCTCAGCGTGTCGAACAGCTCGATCACGTCTTCGGTGGCGATTTCGCAGCGCAGGTGCAGAAAGTGCTCGGCGCGCAGCAGGTTGCGCTCGGAAAAGCGCTTGAGGGCGTTGGCGCTCGCGAGTTGCACGTCGCGGCCACGCACGCCCACGGCGAGGCGCGTGCCGATGGCGAGCGCGTCGAATACCGTGGTGATGCCGGCGGCAGCGATCTGCGCGTCGTGAATGACGAATGCGGCGTCGGTGTTCCAGTGCACGCCGGGGCGCGGCGCGAGGTGCTTTTCCAGGTTGTCGGTGTGCAGTTCGACGAGGCCGGGCAGCAGGAAGTCGCCTTCCCAGTCTTCGGCTTCGGGCGCGGCGGTCGAGCCGCGCGAGATGTCGCGGATCTTGCCGTCTTCCACGCTTAGCGTGCCGGTGAAAACGTCGTCTCGCGTCACGATGCGAGCGTTTTTGATCAACATCGTCAGGCTCCGTATCAGATATCGGTTTGTGCCGTTCAGGCGGTATTCAGGCTGCAGCGGTGAGCAGCGATTCGTGTGCGCCGGCGCGCGGCGCGGTGAGTTCGAGCACGCGCGTGGCGACGCGCTCGCGCGTGTCCTCGTCGTGGAACACGCCGACGATCGCCGCGCCGCGTTCGCGCGCCTCGCCAATCAGGCTCGCGACGACTTCGCGGTTTTGAGCGTCGAGCGAGGCCGTGGGTTCGTCGAGTAACAGGACGCGGTGCTGCGCGATCAGGCCCCGCGCGATGTTCACGCGTTGCTGCTCGCCGCCGGAGAACGTGGCGGGCGCGAGCGGCCAGAGGCGCTGCGGCACGTTCAGGCGTGCAAGCAGAGTTTGCGCGCGCTCGCGGGCTTCGTCTTCCTCCACGCCGCGCGAAACGAGCGGCGCGGCCACGATGTCGAGCGTGCTCACGCGCGGAATCACGCGCAAAAACTGGCTCACGTAGCCCACCACGTTGCGGCGCAGGCGCAGGATGTCGTGA
The nucleotide sequence above comes from Paraburkholderia flagellata. Encoded proteins:
- a CDS encoding ABC transporter substrate-binding protein, translated to MKKLLATLTVALLAVSAGVAHAKDWSTVRFGVDASYAPFESKAPDGKLVGFDIDLGNEICKRLNAKCVWVEQDFDGMIPGLKAKKFDGVLSSMTITPQREQQIAFSAKLFNTPTRLVAKKGSSLAPTADSLKGKSVGVEQGTIQETYAKENWAPKGVNVVPYQNQDQVYADLLSGRLDAALQDEVQADLGFLKTPRGAGFQFAGKEIPTGAAAIGLRKEDADLKTKIDKAIADMIKDGTYKKIEAKYFDFDVYGG
- a CDS encoding alpha-D-ribose 1-methylphosphonate 5-triphosphate diphosphatase, whose amino-acid sequence is MLIKNARIVTRDDVFTGTLSVEDGKIRDISRGSTAAPEAEDWEGDFLLPGLVELHTDNLEKHLAPRPGVHWNTDAAFVIHDAQIAAAGITTVFDALAIGTRLAVGVRGRDVQLASANALKRFSERNLLRAEHFLHLRCEIATEDVIELFDTLSDHPLLRLASVMDHTPGQRQWHDRDQWRRFQERHGKWTDEQTNTMLAEMATEQERYADAHRLEIVQRCRARGIPLASHDDTLVEHVEQAAAEGIVLAEFPTTRVAAEEARKRGIATIMGAPNVVRGGSHSGNVSALELAQAGLLDILSSDYVPSSLLTAAFDLVTQADWTLPRALATVSWEPASKSGLHDRGAIEPGLRADFVRVTMLDTLPVPRATWRAGVRVV
- the phnL gene encoding phosphonate C-P lyase system protein PhnL; translated protein: MTFTSSSTESAAARGARGTRAFIERPALMLRAEDVRKTFTLHGQGGIGIEALAGVSLDVERGECIVLVGPSGAGKSTFLRCLYGNYLASGGSIAIRDEGAPLEHLEITGAAPHDILRLRRNVVGYVSQFLRVIPRVSTLDIVAAPLVSRGVEEDEARERAQTLLARLNVPQRLWPLAPATFSGGEQQRVNIARGLIAQHRVLLLDEPTASLDAQNREVVASLIGEARERGAAIVGVFHDEDTRERVATRVLELTAPRAGAHESLLTAAA